The Campylobacter sp. CN_NE2 region ATACTTATTTTCTATACACTCATCAAAATAATCATTTTCTTTTTCGCCGTTAGGAAGCGTATAAAGTCTCCATAAAGTTTTTTCTTTGTCTAAATTTTGTATAGAATTTGCCCTTTCGCAAATTTCTTTAAAAATTCCGTTTTTTATCTCGTATTTTAACTCGCCGCTTTGGGAATTTTTATCATCAAACACAGGCTTTATGCCTTCGACAAACTCTTCATAGCCATAACTTTGATGAAAAGTTATGAACTCGATTTGTCCGTTTTGGCGATATTTATCAAATTTAGCCTTTCTATTTTCGGAAGGACTTTCGCCCAAAATTTGTAAAGCCAAATTTACAACTTCATAAGTCTTACCAGTCCCCGGAGGTCCGTAAAGAATTTGATTTAGTGGGAATTTCATTTTCTCCCCTTTATTTTCACTATTTGGTTGTATTTTTAAATTTTGATTAGTATTTTGTATCGGTCTAAAATCATCAACACTAAATTCATTAAAAATATTTATTAAATTTTCTAATTCTGTAATCATATCATCTGATATTTCATTAAATTCTTTTTGATACCAAGCCGTTCTTTTACCTTTGAAATTTTCTTTTTTATCTCGTTGGTTTAATAAATTATAAGCATTGCAATATATATCGTTTGCTATTGCTCCACCTATCATAGTATAGAATTTTTTATCATTATGATTATATATTAAAATTACATAAAATCCTTTTTTTTGAGTGAAATTATCTGTATTTACCAAATATTTTTGCAAAATATCTTTTCTACAAAAACAAATATTTGGAGTTTTACTTAACTTACCGCTACCAACACCAATATCCACTACAATATTATCAAATTTTGTTTTCAAATTTTCTTTTATTGGTTCTATTTGTTGTGGTATTCCTGTTGTTTTATCTGTTTCCTTACGATTATCAATTATCCTTACAAATTCACTTACAGCAGATTTTAAAATTTCTCTTTGTTCTTGTGTGAATTTTAATAATTCTCTATCACTAGCCATTTTATCTCCCCATTTTGAAAAACTAAAAACTCCAAATTCTACCTAAATTTGGCAAAATATAAGATGAAATTTAGTATTATAACGCCTATGAGAGTAGATAAATTTTTAAATTCAGTAAATATCACAAAACGCAGAGCCGTCAGCGAAGATATGTGTAAAAGTGGCGTTGTCTATATAAACGGCGTTTTAGCAAAAGCTAGTAAAATGCTTAAAATCGGCGATGTCATCACAATAAAATTTTTAGAAAAAGATAAAAGTTATCAAGTTTTGAGCTTTCCGACTACAAAAAACACGCCAAAAAGTGAGCAAGAAAAATATGTCAAAGAAGTTCGAATTTGTCCTTAGCCTTAGCGAAATTTCGCAAATCGCAGAAATTTTGCCAAAAAAAGGGATAATACTGCTTATGGGCGATTTAGCTAGTGGCAAAACAACGCTAGTTAAGACAATCGCCAAATTTCACGGCATAGACGAAAAAATCGTAAATTCGCCGACATTTTCGATTATGCAAAAATATGGGCAAATTTATCATTATGACATTTACAATGACGGCTCGTCAGGACTACTTAAAAACGGTCTTTTTGAGAATTTTTTTGAAGAGGGGCTTCATATCGTCGAGTGGGCAGATGAAAATTTAATCGAGCTGTTAAAAAAATATTTGCTTGATTTTTGTATCGTAAAAATCGAAATCAACGGCAACAAACGCAAATACGAGGTAAATAATGCATATACTAGAAGTTAAAAATTTAACAAAAACGATAAAAAAAACGCAAATCATAAAAGGCGTTTCGCTCGAAGTGCAAAACGGCGAAGTCGTGGGCTTGCTAGGACCAAATGGCGCAGGAAAAACAACGACATTTTATATGATTTGTGGGCTTATTTCTAGCACGAGCGGTGCGATTTTTCTTGATTTTAAGGACATTAGCAATGTCCCGCTTCACAAACGCGCCAAACTTGGCATTGGTTACCTGCCGCAAGAAAGTAGCATTTTTAAGGATTTAAGCGTAGAAGAAAATTTAATGCTTGCCGCTGAAATCACCTATAAAGACAAAAAAACAGCTGCCGAGAAAGTCGATGAAATGCTAAATTTGCTAAATATCGAGCCAATAAGGGAGCGAAAAGGCGTGAGCCTAAGCGGTGGCGAGAGAAGGCGTTGCGAAATCGCGCGAAGTCTAATGATAACGCCGAAATTTTTATTACTTGATGAGCCGTTTGCGGGGGTCGATCCTATCGCAGTTAGCGACATACAAAACATCGTGCGAAGCCTAAAAGAGCTTGACATCGGGATTTTGATAACCGACCACAATGTCCGCGAAACTTTGGCGATTTGCGATAGAGCTTATGTCATAAAAGACGGCGAGTTGCTCACTAGCGGCACAGCCAAACAGGTCGCAAACGATGAAAATGTGCGAAAATACTATCTTGGTGATAATTTTAAATTTGATAGCGAATTGTAAATTTTATCATTAAACCAAATATTTTTTATGAATTTTTTGGTTTGCCAAAAAATTTGTCATTCTGAGTGTAGCTTAGCGAAACGAAGAATCTCAAAAAAATTACAAAAAAACAAATTTACAAATTTGCGTTTTAAAATGAAATTGCCACGATTTTTTCCTACGAAAAAAATCTCGCATTGACGATAATTTGCAAATTTATAAATTCTCGCATAGCCTACGAGATTCTTCGCTTCATTTCATTTCGCTCAGAATGACAAAAAAACAAAAAAACGCAATTTTGCCTTTAAACAAAATTCGAATTTTTACTTCTTATATCTTATTTCAACCGACTTTTTATGCGCCGTTAAGCCCTCTGCTTCGGCTAATGCCATACAAGCTGCGCCCAGTTCATCGACACTTTTTTTATTCATCGCTATGATAGAACTTCGTTTGATAAAGTGATAAACCCCAAGCGGCGAGAAAAATCTCGCACTGCCACCAGTCGGCAAAGTGTGATTTGGTCCAGCTAAATAATCCCCCAAAGCTTCCGGCGTATAGTGTCCTAAGAAAATCGCCCCTGCGTGTTTTATGCGTGGTAGTATCTCATAGGCATTGTCGGTGGCGATTTCAAGGTGTTCGACGGCTAGATCGTTCATCAAATCTATCGCTTCGTCAAAATTTTTAGCGATGATAATCGCCGCTTTATCGTCAATGCTCTTTCTAGCGATACTCTCGCGCTCTAATGTAGGCAAAATTTTATAAATTTCATCTTTCACGGCGTTTGCGAACGCTTCATCGCTTGTAACCATTATGCTACTTGCGATTTCGTCGTGTTCGGCTTGGCTAAGCAAATCAACAGCCGTGTGGTAGGCGTCTGCCGAGCCGTCGGCTAGGACGCCCACTTCGCTAGGACCTGCGATCATATCGATATTTACATCGCCAAAAACTAGCTTTTTAGCAGTCGCTACGAAAATATTTCCGGGACCTGTTATGACATCGACTTTTTCTATCGTTTCCGTGCCATACGCCATCGCGGCGACGGCACTTGCGCCCCCTACTTTGTAGGCTTTTTTGATTTTTAGCACATGCATGGCAGCAAGAAGTAGCGAATTTACAGCACCGCCCACAGCAGGTGTGCAGACGGTTATATCACTCACACCTGCGACGATTGCGGGGATTGCGTTCATCAAAAGCGAACTTGGATACGCCGCCTTTCCGCCCGGCACATACAGCCCCGCACGATCGACAGGAGTGATTTTTTGCCCTAGCATTTCGCCAAATTTGCCAAATTCGATCCAGCTTTTTTCAAGCTGTTTTTCGTGGTAGGCAAAAATGCGATCATACGCCACTTGTAAGGCATTTTTTAGCTCGTTTGAGAGCTCATCAAAAGCCTTTTTCATCTCGTCTTGCGTGATAGCGAGATTGCCCTGCACTTCCCATTTGTCAAATTTGGCGATTTGCTCGTTTAAGGCTTCATCGCCCCTAGCTTTTATATCATCTATTATGCCCGTAACTATCGGCATAACGCTTTTCATATCTATATCGGAGCGATTGACAAGCTTTTTAAATTCGGCTTTAAAATCCGCTTCGTTTGATTTTAAAATTTTCATATTTTTACCCTTTAAATTTTTTATAAATTTTAGTTTATAGCATAATTTAGTTTTGAATTTAATAAAATTTGCAAATTTGTTTGATTTACTCTGCTACGCTTCGCTTCGCAAGAAACCTGCCACGCACTTTGTGTATGGCACCGCTTCGCTTGTTTTCACAGAACTTCGTTTGTCATTGCGAGATTTTGCATTAGCAAAAATCGTGGCAATCACCAAAA contains the following coding sequences:
- a CDS encoding RNA-binding S4 domain-containing protein, with translation MRVDKFLNSVNITKRRAVSEDMCKSGVVYINGVLAKASKMLKIGDVITIKFLEKDKSYQVLSFPTTKNTPKSEQEKYVKEVRICP
- the tsaE gene encoding tRNA (adenosine(37)-N6)-threonylcarbamoyltransferase complex ATPase subunit type 1 TsaE, giving the protein MSKKFEFVLSLSEISQIAEILPKKGIILLMGDLASGKTTLVKTIAKFHGIDEKIVNSPTFSIMQKYGQIYHYDIYNDGSSGLLKNGLFENFFEEGLHIVEWADENLIELLKKYLLDFCIVKIEINGNKRKYEVNNAYTRS
- the lptB gene encoding LPS export ABC transporter ATP-binding protein, with the translated sequence MHILEVKNLTKTIKKTQIIKGVSLEVQNGEVVGLLGPNGAGKTTTFYMICGLISSTSGAIFLDFKDISNVPLHKRAKLGIGYLPQESSIFKDLSVEENLMLAAEITYKDKKTAAEKVDEMLNLLNIEPIRERKGVSLSGGERRRCEIARSLMITPKFLLLDEPFAGVDPIAVSDIQNIVRSLKELDIGILITDHNVRETLAICDRAYVIKDGELLTSGTAKQVANDENVRKYYLGDNFKFDSEL
- the hisD gene encoding histidinol dehydrogenase — protein: MKILKSNEADFKAEFKKLVNRSDIDMKSVMPIVTGIIDDIKARGDEALNEQIAKFDKWEVQGNLAITQDEMKKAFDELSNELKNALQVAYDRIFAYHEKQLEKSWIEFGKFGEMLGQKITPVDRAGLYVPGGKAAYPSSLLMNAIPAIVAGVSDITVCTPAVGGAVNSLLLAAMHVLKIKKAYKVGGASAVAAMAYGTETIEKVDVITGPGNIFVATAKKLVFGDVNIDMIAGPSEVGVLADGSADAYHTAVDLLSQAEHDEIASSIMVTSDEAFANAVKDEIYKILPTLERESIARKSIDDKAAIIIAKNFDEAIDLMNDLAVEHLEIATDNAYEILPRIKHAGAIFLGHYTPEALGDYLAGPNHTLPTGGSARFFSPLGVYHFIKRSSIIAMNKKSVDELGAACMALAEAEGLTAHKKSVEIRYKK